Genomic DNA from Cupriavidus pauculus:
ACGTCCACGCCGGGGACCGCTCCCGCGATATTGAGCAAGGCATCGATACGACCGAAGCGCTCGAGCGTGCGTGTCACGACGATGTCGCCCGCCGTGGGTTCCATGAGGTCCAGGTCGACGACGAGGGGTGTGCTGCCGAGCGCCCTGATCTGCGCGGCGACGGAGGATAGTTGTTCGCCGGCGCGCGCGACGATGGCCACGTTTGCAAAGTCGCGTGCGAGGCGCAAGGCCGTCGCCCTGCCGATACCCGAGCTGGCGCCCGTCACGATGGCAACCGATTCCGACATGAGTGATCTCCCTGATGCATCGAGCATGTTGTGATGCGGGCCAATGTAATCGCAACGGGCGCCGCGATTGTGCTCAGGAATGCAACGGTGTTCTTCGTCCGTTTTCGGCGTAACCGTCAAATTAACGATTGAAAAGTTACGCGAGACAACTAGGATGGAGCCTCCAACACAGTCGCTCAGGAGGCACCATGAAAGCAATCGTTCTCGATGGATTCGGCGGGCTCGACGCCCTGCAGTACCGCGATATCCCGAAACCCGAAGCCGTGCCGGGCACGGTGCTCATCAGGATCAAGGCGTTCGGCATCAATCACGCGGAGATGCATATGCGCCGGGGGGAATGGGCCGAGGCAGCGCCCGTGAGCGGTATCGAATGCGTGGGCATCGTGGAAGCGTGCCCGGGCGGCGAGTTCGCGGTGGGGACGAAGGTGGCCGCCTTCATGGGCGGCCTGGGCAGGACGATCAACGGCAGCTATGCGGAATACACGCTCGCGTCCGTCAACAACGTCGCGGCCATCGAGTCGGATCTGCCGTGGGCGGAGCTGGCCGCGCTGCCCATCACCTATGCCACGGCATGGACGACCCTGTTCCGCAACCTCGACCTCCAGGCGGGCCAGACGCTGGTGATCCGCGGCGCCACCTCGTCACTCGGGCTCGCGGCGGTGAACCTCGCGGTGGCTGCCGGCGCAAGGGTGATCGCCACCGCCGTGAACGACACGCAGTTCGAGAAGCTGCGGAACCTGGGCGTCATGCGATGCGAGCTGGAGAGCCCGCGGCTATCGGAGCGGCTTGCCGACAAGGGCCAGATCGACGCCGTGCTCGATCTCGTCGGCAATAGCGTGGTACTCGATTCGCTCAGGATCGTGCGGCGCGGCGGCAAGGTATGCCTTGCCGGCTGGCTGGGCGGCCTCGATCCGATTCCCGACTTCAATCCGCTGCTGCAGATGGCGAGCGGCGTCTACCTGACGTTCTTCGGCAGCTTCGTGTTCGGCTCGCCGCAGTTTCCGGTCTCGGATGTTCCGCTGCAGGCCATCGCGGCCGACGTCGCGGCGGGACGGTACCAGGCAAAGCCATCGCGTATCTTCCGCTTCGACGAGGTGCGCGAGGCGCATCGCGTGATGGAAGCGAACGACGCGAAAGGCAAGATGGTCGTGGTGCACGACGATGCCTGACGGCGCCTGACCGGGGCCGCTCAGCCCTCGATATCGGGGTTCGCGCGCAGCGTCTCCGCCAGCCAGTCCATGAACGTGCGCACGGCCGAGTTGATATGGTTGCGATTCGGATAGACGATCGATAGCGGGGTGGTCAGCGTTCTCGCATCCTGCAGGATCTCGACGAGCCGGCCCTCGCGGACGGCCTCGGCCACATAGAAGCGTGTGGGCTGGATGACGCCGAGCCCGCGTACCGCGCTCTCGATATAGGCGGCCCCCTCGTTGACGGCGAGCCGTCCCTTCATGGCAATGGCAACCGGGCGGCCATCGTCGATAAACTCGAATGGCAGGATGCGTCCCGTGCGAGGGGAGGCGTAGTTGACGGCGACGTGATGCTCGAGGTCGGCGATGGTTCGCGGCACCCCATGCCGCTTCAGGTAGGCCGGCGACGCGCACGTGGTAATGCGCGCATCGCCGATGCGGCGGGCCACGAGGCTCGACTCCTCGAGCTCGCCCGCGCGGATCACGAAATCGACGCCTTCCTGGATCAGGTCGATATTGCGGTCGGCGATGCCGATCCGCACATCGATATCGGGATACTCGGCGTAGAACGCCTCGAGCGCGGGAATCACGAGCGATCTTGCTATCGAGCCGGACGTATCGATGCGCACCGTACCTTGCGTGACCGTGCGCGCGTGGGTCAGCTGCGCTTCCACTTCGGCAAGGTCCGTCAGGATCTGCTGGCAGCGCTCGTAATAGAGCTTGCCCGCATCGGTCAGGCTGACCTGGCGCGTGCTGCGGCTCAGCAGCCGCACATCGAGCTGCTCCTCGAGCGTCTGGATGGTGCGGCTGACCGACCCCCGGGGGATATCCATGAGGTCCGCCGTCTTCGAGAAACTTTGTGTCTCCGCGACTTTCGTGAAGATCCGGATTGCTTCCAGCCGACCCATTCGCGTGCCCCAACCCAAACGTAGTGTGAAGCCGCCAGTGTAACCACTGACCGCCCGGTTTGCGCCGTCAGGTTTCCGTGCCCAGCGCGGCAATCGTGGCATCGAGCAGCGCGCGCAGTCTCAGCACGCGCCGGAGGTCCTTGTGATAGCCCACCCACACGTCGCGGCCCGGCGGCGCGGTGTCGGTGTCGGTGTCGGTGTCGATACGCCGGAGGCCGTCGATGCGCGCGGCCAGCAGGCAGGGCAGCACGGCCACGCCGACGCCAGCCGCGCACAGGCGCGCCTGCGCCTCGCGGTTGTTGCTGCGGAACACGACATGCGCGTTGGGCAGCCGCGCATGGAGCCACTGCACGTCGGGCAGGTCCGCGAACGCGGTGTCCATCGTGATGAGGCCGATGCCCGTGCCATCTCCCGGTGTCGGCGCCGCGGCATCGCGCGCGGTATATAGCCCGTACTCCATGCGCATGAGTTTCCGCTGCGCGATATCGGGCGCGTCGAACGGCAGGATGCGGAACACGAGGTCGGCCTCGCGCCGCGACAGGTCCATCAGCCGGGACTCGGTCAGCAGTTCCACGCTGACACGCGGGTGGGCCTGCACGAAGGCCGCGATGACCGGTGCCAGCACATACACGCCGAACCAGTCGGACGACGACACGCGCAGCGTGCCCTCGAGCACGTCGTCATGGCCGGCGAGCGTGCGCTCGAGCGCCAGCGCTTCCTGCTCCATGCGCTCGGCATGGCCAAGCATCGCGGACCCTTCGTCGGTCAGTACCAGCCCGTCGGCGGTGCGCTGGAACAGCGCGTGGCCGACGGCCTCCTCGAGCGCGCGCAACCTGCGGCCCATCGTCGGCTGCGTCTGCCCGGTCGCGCGCGCGGCACCCTGCAGCGTGCCCGCCCGCGCGATGGCCAGAAAGATCCGGATGTCGCTCCATTCCATGGCGCAACGCCTCAGAGCTGGGCCGCGTGATGCCGGATATGGTCCTCGATGAAGGTCGAGATAAAGTAGTAGCCGTGGTCGTAGCGAGCATGGCGCCGCAGCGTCAGCGGCTGCCCCACGGCCTGGCAGGCCGCCTCGAACGCTTCCGGATGCAGCTGTTCGGCGAGGAATTTGTCGTCGAGGCCCTGATCGATCAGGATGCCGTTCGGAAACGGCGCCGACGCCTGCGCGGCCATGAGCGCGCTCGCATCGTGCTGGGCCCAGCGCGCGCGATCGTCGCCGAGGTAGCCCGTGAACGCCTTTTCGCCCCACGGGCATTGCGACGGCGCGGCGATCGGCGCGAACGCCGACACCGACTTGTACCGTCGCGGATGCCGCTGCGCGAGCACGAGCGCGCCATGTCCGCCCATCGAATGGCCGAACACGCCGACGCGGTTGCGATCGACGGGGAGGGACGTGGCGACGAGGTCGAACAATTCGTCGGCCACGTAGCTCTCCATGCGCCAGTGCATGCGCCACGGTGCCTCGGTGGCATCGACGTAGAAGCCCGCGCCCACGCCGAAGTCCCACGCATCGGCCTCGCCCGGCACGTTCGCGCCGCGCGGGCTCGTGTCCGGCGCAACGAGCGCGAGACCATGTTCGGCCGCGTAGCGCTGCGCGCCCGCCTTGATCGCGAACGTCTCTTCCGTGCAGGTCAGGCCCGCGAGGTAGAAGAGCCCGGGCACCGGCGCCGCGCCGGCGGCCAGCGCCTGCGGCGGCAGGAAGATCGAGAAGCGCATCGGCAGTCCGATCGCCGACGACTGATGGCGGTAGAAGCGCTGCACGCCGCCGTGGCAACCGTGTTCGGACAGCAGTTCCATGTGCGGGCCTTAGTAGAGCACCACCGAACGGATCGACTCGCCGCGCTTCATGAGGTCGAAACCCTCGTTGATGCGCTCGAGCGGCAGCGTATGCGTGATCAGGTCGTCGATATTGATCTTGCCTTCCATGTACCAGTCGACGATCTTCGGCACGTCGGTGCGGCCGCGCGCGCCGCCGAACGCCGAACCCTTCCATTCGCGGCCCGTCACGAGCTGGAACGGACGCGTCGAGAT
This window encodes:
- a CDS encoding zinc-binding dehydrogenase, with protein sequence MKAIVLDGFGGLDALQYRDIPKPEAVPGTVLIRIKAFGINHAEMHMRRGEWAEAAPVSGIECVGIVEACPGGEFAVGTKVAAFMGGLGRTINGSYAEYTLASVNNVAAIESDLPWAELAALPITYATAWTTLFRNLDLQAGQTLVIRGATSSLGLAAVNLAVAAGARVIATAVNDTQFEKLRNLGVMRCELESPRLSERLADKGQIDAVLDLVGNSVVLDSLRIVRRGGKVCLAGWLGGLDPIPDFNPLLQMASGVYLTFFGSFVFGSPQFPVSDVPLQAIAADVAAGRYQAKPSRIFRFDEVREAHRVMEANDAKGKMVVVHDDA
- a CDS encoding LysR family transcriptional regulator; translated protein: MGRLEAIRIFTKVAETQSFSKTADLMDIPRGSVSRTIQTLEEQLDVRLLSRSTRQVSLTDAGKLYYERCQQILTDLAEVEAQLTHARTVTQGTVRIDTSGSIARSLVIPALEAFYAEYPDIDVRIGIADRNIDLIQEGVDFVIRAGELEESSLVARRIGDARITTCASPAYLKRHGVPRTIADLEHHVAVNYASPRTGRILPFEFIDDGRPVAIAMKGRLAVNEGAAYIESAVRGLGVIQPTRFYVAEAVREGRLVEILQDARTLTTPLSIVYPNRNHINSAVRTFMDWLAETLRANPDIEG
- a CDS encoding LysR family transcriptional regulator, yielding MEWSDIRIFLAIARAGTLQGAARATGQTQPTMGRRLRALEEAVGHALFQRTADGLVLTDEGSAMLGHAERMEQEALALERTLAGHDDVLEGTLRVSSSDWFGVYVLAPVIAAFVQAHPRVSVELLTESRLMDLSRREADLVFRILPFDAPDIAQRKLMRMEYGLYTARDAAAPTPGDGTGIGLITMDTAFADLPDVQWLHARLPNAHVVFRSNNREAQARLCAAGVGVAVLPCLLAARIDGLRRIDTDTDTDTAPPGRDVWVGYHKDLRRVLRLRALLDATIAALGTET
- the fghA gene encoding S-formylglutathione hydrolase encodes the protein MELLSEHGCHGGVQRFYRHQSSAIGLPMRFSIFLPPQALAAGAAPVPGLFYLAGLTCTEETFAIKAGAQRYAAEHGLALVAPDTSPRGANVPGEADAWDFGVGAGFYVDATEAPWRMHWRMESYVADELFDLVATSLPVDRNRVGVFGHSMGGHGALVLAQRHPRRYKSVSAFAPIAAPSQCPWGEKAFTGYLGDDRARWAQHDASALMAAQASAPFPNGILIDQGLDDKFLAEQLHPEAFEAACQAVGQPLTLRRHARYDHGYYFISTFIEDHIRHHAAQL